In Fusarium pseudograminearum CS3096 chromosome 1, whole genome shotgun sequence, one genomic interval encodes:
- the PKS12 gene encoding PKS12 — translation MTPSMMEVFVFGDQSTRFAPPLKDLLLKGNSPYLTHFVKQVHALLRKEISSLPAVQQKLFPNFADIQELVSKSDWGSGNPALTSALACFYHLCSFIHFYDGQGRTFPSENSRIIGLCVGSLAAAAVSCSTSLSELVSAGVDAVRVALHVGLQVWRTTSLFDVPDRPSATWSIIVPEAVLSRSTAQDRLDSFIVEMGLARSSVPYISSVAHHNMTISGPPSVLEKFIHSISSSPKDSLPVPIYAPYHASHLYSMDDVDEVLSLAAPTFASESIIPLVSSSSGNVVQPLNYTDLLRGCVTDMLINPLDLTKVSQAVAQLLEDSSSTRAILKPIATSVSNSIVSALEPTLAERCVVDNSMGPKTSTSHSSTEQQTESSSKNSKIAIVAMSGRFPDAADLGEFWDLLYEGRDVHRQIPEDRFNAELHYDATGRRKNTSKVMNGCFIKEPGLFDARFFNMSPKEAEQSDPGQRMALETAYEALEMAGIVPDRTPSTQRDRVGVFYGMTSDDWREVNSGQNVDTYFIPGGNRAFTPGRLNYFFKFSGPSASVDTACSSSLAALHLACNSLWRNDCDTAIAGGTNVMTNPDNFAGLDRGHFLSRTGNCNTFDDGADGYCRADGVGTIILKRLEDAEADNDPILGVILGAYTNHSAEAVSITRPHAGAQEYIFSKLLRESGTDPYNVSYIEMHGTGTQAGDATEMTSVLKTFAPTSGVGGRLPHQNLHLGSVKANVGHGESASGIIALIKTLLMMEKNMIPPHCGIKTKINHHFPTDLTQRNVHIAKVPTSWTRSGQANPRIAFVNNFSAAGGNSAVLLQDAPQQSVATGVVDPRSFHVVTMSARSADSLRKNLANLKDLVEGQGDPEVDFLGKLSYTTTARRMHHQFRASITAQTRDQLLKGLDSAIERQDVKRIPAATPSVGFVFSGQGAQYRGMGKEYFTSFTVFRSEIMSYDSIAQAQGFPSVLPLIRGEVEADSLSPVEIQLGLTCLQMALAKLWRSFGIEPSFVLGHSLGHYAALHVAGVLSANDTIYLTGIRAQLLVDKCQAGTHSMLAVRASLLQIQQFLDANIHEVACVNGPREVVISGRVADIDELVGLLSADNIKATRVKVPFAFHSAQVDPILSDLDTAASRVTFHSPQIPVLCALDSSVISPGNHGVIGPLHLQRHCRETVNFEGALHAAEREKIINKASTLWIEIGPHVVCSTFLKSSLGPSTQTIASLRRNDDCWKVLADGVSSLYSSGLTIDWNEYHRDFKASHQVLRLPSYSWEHKNYWIQYKYDWSLTKGDPPIAPNSSVEAVSALTTPSVQKILQETSLDQVLTIVAETDLASPLLAEVAQGHRVNGVKVCTSSVYADVGLTLGKYILDNYRTDLEGYAVDVHGIEVHKPLLLKEDMNGTPQATPFRIELRYPIQSTTALMSISTTSPNGQHIKHANCELRLEHPSQWEAEWDRQAYLINRSVNYLLQRSAQGLDSMLATGMVYKVFSSLVDYADGYKGLQEVVLHSQELEGTAKVRFQTPSGGFVCNPMWIDSCGQTTGFMMNCHQTTPNDYVYVNHGWKSMRLAKAFREDGTYRTYIRMRPIDGTKFAGDLYILDEDDTVVGVYGDITFQGLPRRVLNTVLPSANAVPVDAPMGRRDMPPSRMDVPPVRTGEGPPTSAPTQQAIALPFAADTSMDSRLRPLLRILSEEIGLGLDVLSDDELDFADHGVDSLLSLTITGRMREELGLDVESTAFMNCPTLGSFKLFLGLSDQDNKSSSGSDGSGRSSPTPGIESGATTPPMSDEDQDKIVSSHSLHQFQASSTLLQGSPSKARSTLFLLPDGSGSATSYASLPPISPDGDVAVYGLNCPWLKDAGYLVEFGLKGLTELYVNEILRRKPQGPYNLGGWSAGGICAYEAALILTRAGHQVDRLILIDSPNPVGLEKLPPRLYDFLNSQNVFGSDNPHSTAGTSVKAPEWLLAHFLAFIDALDAYVAVPWDSGLVGLASPLPAPPQTYMLWAEDGVCKDSDSARPEYRDDDPREMRWLLENRTNFGPNGWEALLGGKEGLFMDRIAEANHFSMLKKGRNAEYVSAFLARALDN, via the exons ATGACCCCATCAATGATGGAGGTGTTCGTTTTTGGGGACCAAAGCACACGCTTTGCCCCTCCACTGAAAGACCTACTCCTCAAAGGCAACAGTCCTTACTTGACACACTTTGTTAAACAAGTTCACGCACTTCTTAGAAAGGAGATCTCATCCTTGCCGGCAGTTCAACAGAAGCTTTTCCCAAACTTCGCCGACATTCAGGAACTCGTCTCCAAGTCAGACTGGGGCAGTGGTAACCCTGCCTTGACAAGCGCTTTAGCATGCTTCTACCATCTTTGCAGTTTCATTCA CTTCTACGATGGACAAGGACGTACCTTTCCTTCGGAGAACAGTCGCATTATTGGGCTTTGCGTTGGTTCactcgctgctgctgctgtcagTTGCTCCACATCACTGAGTGAACTAGTATCAGCTGGTGTAGATGCCGTTCGTGTGGCATTGCACGTCGGACTGCAGGTATGGCGAACTACCTCCCTTTTCGATGTACCAGACAGGCCCTCCGCCACTTGGTCTATAATCGTGCCCGAGGCAGTACTATCACGATCAACTGCTCAAGACCGATTAGATTCCTTTATCGTTGAAATG GGACTTGCTCGATCATCAGTTCCTTACATCAGCTCGGTCGCACACCACAACATGACCATCAGTGGTCCACCATCCGTCCTCGAAAAGTTCATTCACAGtatatcatcatctccgaAAGATTCTCTTCCAGTGCCGATATATGCTCCGTACCACGCCAGCCATCTTTACAGCATGGACGATGTGGACGAGGTCCTTAGTCTGGCTGCACCTACTTTTGCATCAGAGTCTATCATTCCACTCGTTTCAAGCTCCTCTGGTAACGTGGTGCAGCCACTAAACTATACAGACCTACTCCGCGGCTGTGTTACCGACATGCTCATAAACCCACTGGATCTTACCAAGGTCTCGCAAGCAGTGgcccagcttctcgaggATAGCTCATCTACACGTGCCATACTGAAGCCCATAGCAACCAGCGTGTCAAACAGCATAGTCTCTGCTTTAGAACCGACACTAGCAGAACGATGCGTCGTGGACAACAGCATGGGCCCCAAAACCTCGACCAGCCACTCATCAACAGAACAACAAACCGAGTCATCAAGCAAGAACTCCAAAATCGCGATTGTGGCTATGTCTGGTCGCTTTCCAGACGCAGCTGACTTGGGTGAATTTTGGGATCTCCTCTATGAAGGTCGCGATGTTCATCGACAGATTCCTGAGGACCGGTTCAATGCAGAGCTCCATTACGACGCTACTGGGCGACGTAAGAACACCAGCAAGGTCATGAATGGTTGCTTCATCAAGGAGCCAGGACTTTTTGACGCTAGgttcttcaacatgtctccgaaagaagctgagcagTCGGACCCTGGCCAGCGAATGGCCCTCGAAACAGCTTACGAAGCGCTTGAGATGGCTGGTATCGTACCAGACAGAACACCTTCGACACAGAGAGATCGTGTAGGTGTGTTCTACGGCATGACTAGCGATGACTGGAGAGAAGTCAACAGTGGGCAGAATGTCGACACTTATTTTATTCCTG GTGGCAACCGAGCTTTCACTCCTGGTAGACTCAACTACTTCTTCAAGTTCAGTGGTCCTAGCGCCAGTGTCGATACAGCTTGCTCCTCCAGTCTCGCTGCCCTGCACTTGGCTTGCAATTCCCTCTGGAGAAATGATTGCGATACAGCTATCGCGGGCGGAACCAATGTCATGACCAACCCTGACAACTTTGCTGGTTTAGACCGAGGCCACTTCTTGTCACGAACCG GCAACTGCAACACCTTTGATGATGGAGCAGATGGCTACTGTCGAGCCGATGGCGTCGgaaccatcatcctcaagcGTCTCGAGGACGCCGAAGCTGACAATGACCCTATCCTCGGTGTCATTCTTGGAGCTTACACAAACCACTCCGCCGAAGCAGTATCCATCACTCGACCACACGCCGGAGCCCAAGAGTACATCTTCTCCAAACTCCTCCGCGAATCGGGCACCGATCCCTACAACGTTAGCTACATCGAGATGCACGGCACAGGTACCCAAGCCGGCGACGCAACCGAGATGACATCCGTCCTCAAGACTTTTGCACCTACCAGCGGCGTCGGCGGTCGTTTGCCTCACCAGAATCTTCACTTAGGTTCAGTCAAGGCCAACGTCGGGCACGGTGAATCCGCATCCGGTATCATTGCTCTGATCAAGACGCTGCttatgatggagaagaacatgatCCCGCCGCATTGCGgcatcaagacaaagatcAATCACCATTTTCCTACGGATCTTACGCAGCGCAATGTCCATATCGCCAAGGTTCCGacatcttggacaagatctGGTCAAGCCAATCCACGTATTGCTTTCGTCAACAACTTCTCTGCCGCTGGCGGTAACTCAGCTGTCCTACTGCAAGATGCCCCTCAACAATCCGTGGCTACAGGCGTTGTAGACCCTCGCTCATTCCATGTTGTCACCATGTCTGCTAGATCAGCAGACTCCCTCAGGAAGAACCTGGCCAacctcaaggatcttgtAGAAGGTCAAGGTGACCCGGAGGTCGACTTCCTCGGCAAGCTGTCCTACACAACCACCGCTAGGCGCATGCATCATCAATTCCGAGCTTCAATAACAGCACAGACTCGCGATCAGCTGCTGAAGGGCCTTGACTCTGCCATTGAACGCCAGGATGTGAAGAGGATTCCCGCTGCCACGCCTTCTGTCGGCTTTGTCTTTAGCGGCCAGGGCGCTCAATACCGTGGCATGGGCAAGGAGTACTTTACATCTTTCACTGTCTTCCGCTCTGAGATCATGTCTTACGACAGCATCGCCCAAGCCCAGGGCTTCCCTTCCGTTCTCCCACTGATCCGAGGAGAGGTGGAAGCTGACTCGTTGAGTCCTGTTGAGATCCAGCTAGGTCTGACTTGCCTACAGATGGCACTAGCCAAGCTATGGAGATCATTCGGTATTGAGCCAAGCTTTGTTCTCGGACACAGCTTGGGCCACTATGCTGCTTTGCACGTCGCTGGTGTTCTGTCCGCCAATGATACCATCTACCTCACTGGCATCAGAGCACAACTGCTCGTGGATAAGTGCCAGGCAGGAACCCACTCAATGCTAGCAGTGAGAGCATCCTTGCTCCAGATCCAACAGTTCCTGGATGCCAACATTCACGAGGTTGCATGTGTCAATGGTCCACGAGAAGTCGTCATCAGTGGACGCGTTGCCGACATTGACGAGCTGGTTGGCCTTTTGTCGGctgacaacatcaaggcgACCCGCGTCAAGGTGCCATTTGCCTTCCACTCAGCCCAGGTTGATCCCATCCTCTCCGACTTGGATACGGCGGCGTCGCGCGTTACCTTCCACTCCCCTCAGATTCCTGTTCTTTGTGCCCTTGACAGCTCTGTCATCAGCCCTGGAAATCATGGTGTCATTGGTCCCCTTCACTTACAGCGACATTGTCGCGAGACCGTCAACTTTGAGGGTGCTCTACATGCTGCGGAGCGCGAGAAGATCATAAACAAGGCCTCAACCCTTTGGATCGAGATCGGTCCCCATGTTGTCTGCTCTACCTTCCTCAAGTCCAGCCTTGGTCCAAGCACACAGACTATCGCTTCGCTTCGGCGAAATGACGATTGCTGGAAGGTGTTGGCTGATGGTGTGAGCAGTCTCTACAGCAGCGGATTGACGATTGACTGGAACGAGTACCATCGCGACTTCAAGGCCTCTCACCAGGTACTTCGTCTGCCTTCGTACagctgggagcataagaaTTACTGGATACAGTACAAGTACGATTGGTCCTTGACAAAAGGCGACCCTCCAATTGCTCCCAACAGCTCGGTTGAAGCAGTCTCGGCTTTGACAACACCCTCGGTACAGAAGATTCTACAGGAGACTTCTCTTGATCAGGTGTTGACCATTGTCGCCGAGACAGACCTTGCAAGCCCTCTATTGGCAGAGGTTGCCCAAGGTCATCGGGTGAACGGTGTCAAGGTCTGCACATCTTCCGTGTACGCTGACGTTGGCTTGACGCTGGGTAAGTACATCTTGGACAACTACCGCACCGACTTGGAGGGTTATGCGGTTGATGTTCACGGTATTGAGGTCCACAagccacttcttctcaaagaagacaTGAACGGGACGCCCCAGGCTACACCATTCCGGATCGAATTGCGATACCCAATCCAGAGCACCACGGCGCTGATGAGCATTTCCACCACTAGTCCCAACGGTCAGCACATTAAGCATGCCAACTGTGAGCTTCGACTCGAGCATCCCTCCCAATGGGAAGCAGAGTGGGATCGCCAAGCCTACCTCATCAATCGCAGCGTCAACTACCTTCTACAGCGATCAGCACAAGGCTTGGACAGCATGTTGGCGACTGGAATGGTCTACAAGGTTTTCTCCTCCCTTGTCGACTATGCCGATGGCTACAAGGGTCTACAAGAGGTTGTCTTGCATAGCCAAGAGCTCGAGGGCACAGCGAAAGTGCGCTTCCAGACTCCTTCGGGAGGCTTCGTCTGCAATCCCATGTGGATTGACAGCTGTGGTCAGACGACCGGCTTCATGATGAACTGTCATCAAACTACGCCGAATGACTACGTCTACGTCAATCATGGCTGGAAGTCGATGAGATTGGCCAAGGCGTTCCGTGAAGATGGTACTTATCGGACTTATATCCGGATGAGACCCATCGATGGCACCAAGTTTGCTGGTGACCTTTACAttcttgacgaggacgacaCTGTGGTTGGTGTTTATGGAGACATAACA TTCCAAGGCTTGCCGCGACGCGTCCTCAACACGGTCTTGCCCTCTGCCAACGCGGTTCCAGTTGATGCTCCTATGGGTCGACGAGACATGCCTCCATCAAGAATGGATGTGCCTCCTGTCAGAACAGGAGAAGGGCCACCTACTTCAGCACCCACTCAGCAAGCTATCGCGCTGCCGTTCGCAGCCGACACATCCATGGACTCCCGATTGAGACCCCTTCTACGCATCTTGTCAGAAGAGATTGGTCTcggtcttgatgttctttcCGACGATGAACTCGACTTTGCGGACCACGGTGTCGACTCACTCCTCTCATTAACCATCACTGGTCGCATGCGCGAGGAACTGGGTCTCGACGTTGAATCCACAGCATTCATGAACTGTCCCACTTTGGGCAGCTTCAAATTGTTCCTTGGACTTTCCGATCAGGACAAcaagagcagcagcggcagtgaTGGCAGTGGTAGGAGCAGTCCAACACCTGGTATCGAGTCTGGCGCTACTACACCACCGATGAGCGACGAGGACCAGGACAAAATAGTCAGCAGTCACTCGCTTCATCAGTTCCAAGCCAGCTCGACGCTTCTACAGGGCAGTCCCAGTAAAGCTCGCTCGACTTTGTTCTTGCTACCAGATGGTTCGGGTTCGGCTACGTCCTATGCCTCCCTTCCTCCGATCTCTCcagatggagatgttgcTGTCTACGGTTTGAATTGTCCATGGTTGAAGGACGCTGGGTATCTCGTCGAGTTTGGACTCAAGGGCTTGACAGAGCTCTATGTCAACGAGATACTCCGTCGCAAGCCCCAGGGCCCTTACAACTTGGGAGGATGGTCAGCGGGTGGCATTTGCGCTTATGAAGCTGCCCTGATCCTCACCAGAGCAGGACACCAAGTCGATCGCCTTATCTTGATTGACTCTCCCAACCccgttggtcttgagaaactACCTCCTCGGTTGTACGATTTTCTCAATTCACAGAATGTCTTTGGATCAGACAACCCGCACAGCACTGCAGGAACAAGCGTCAAAGCTCCAGAATGGCTTCTCGCACATTTCCTAGCCTTCATTGATGCACTGGATGCTTATGTCGCAGTGCCTTGGGACTCTGGTCTCGTCGGTCTAGCATCACCGCTCCCTGCACCACCGCAGACCTACATGCTGTGGGCGGAAGACGGAGTTTGTAAAGACTCTGATAGTGCTCGTCCCGAGTACCGTGACGATGACCCACGCGAGATGCGATGGCTGTTGGAGAACAGAACAAACTTTGGTCCGAATGGGTGGGAGGCGCTACTTGGTGGTAAAGAGGGGTTGTTCATGGACAGGATTGCGGAAGCGAACCATTTTAGTATGTTGAAGAAAGGACGGAATGCGGAATATGTCTCTGCATTCCTGGCTCGGGCCTTGGACAATTAG
- the aurJ gene encoding aurJ: protein MGSISSPSLIIDLANAVSSAAKNLDTQLQSQGLPQPSFEADGPTYVVPKDAPKAAHEARVATAEAALKLFNLVSGPSELLPNMTASYHTIFALQWLHHFDVFSHIPLDGTLSYEKLATKANVPESLLKSVARMAMTSNILAEPTTGQVAHSASSAMFVKFPNMRDWASYMFTASIPTAAAMVQATEKWPGSVKKTETAYNIAFNHDLPFFDHLSQSPVMTKQFSGYMRSVTDGQGMDLSHLVNGFDWASLPDKSLIVDIGGSAGHASYALAAAYPHLRFEVQDLDTVVNGEKAAKEHEEAVSKHVLGTDNRVTFKAHNFFEAQPTKDATVYMLRMIIHDWPDAEAKTILGNLVPALESAKATLLIMDTVLPSPGSIPSVRERVIRTRDLTMRQVFNAKERGVDDWEAILRETDSRLTLKNLRQPEGSNMCLLTISLQDD from the exons ATGGGTTCAatttcttctccatctctcatcaTTGACCTTGCGAATGCTGTGTCCTCAGCAGCTAAGAACTTGGACACGCAATTGCAATCTCAAGGTCTTCCACAGCCATCTTTTGAAGCTGATGGTCCAACATACGTTGTTCCCAAGGATGCGCCTAAAGCAGCCCACGAAGCCCGTGTGGCAACCGCTGAGGCAGCCCTGAAACTGTTCAACCTTGTATCTGGCCCCAGCGAGCTTCTGCCAAACATGACAGCCAGT TATCACACCATCTTTGCCCTTCAATGGTTGCATCATTTCGATGTTTTCTCTCACATTCCTCTTGATGGTACCCTGTCATATGAAAAGCTAGCCACCAAAGCCAATGTACCTGAGTCTTTACTCAAAAGTGTTGCGCGTATGGCAATGACAAGCAACATCTTGGCGGAACCAACCACGGGTCAAGTCGCGCACTCTGCCAGTTCTGCCATGTTTGTCAAATTTCCCAACATGCGCGACTGGGCCTCGTACATGTTCACTGCCTCAATTCCGACCGCTGCTGCCATGGTCCAAGCTACAGAAAAATGGCCAGGAAGCGTAAAGAAGACCGAGACAGCTTACAACATCGCATTCAATCATGATTTGCCCTTCTTTGATCATTTATCCCAGAGCCCTGTCATGACAAAGCAGTTTTCTGGATACATGAGAAGTGTCACTGACGGCCAAGGCATGGATCTGTCTCATCTTGTCAACGGTTTTGACTGGGCCAGCCTGCCGGACAAGTCCCTCATTGTTGAC ATTGGAGGCTCTGCGGGCCATGCAAGCTATGCTCTAGCCGCTGCTTATCCACACCTCCGCTTCGAGGTACAAGACCTTGACACCGTGGTCAACGGAGAAAAAGCAGCCAAGGAGCATGAAGAAGCAGTAAGCAAGCACGTGCTTGGTACTGATAACAGGGTGACCTTCAAAGCACACAACTTCTTTGAGGCACAGCCAACCAAAGACGCAACCGTTTACATGCTGCGAATGATAATCCACGACTGGCCGGACGCCGAAGCAAAGACCATCCTGGGTAATCTCGTCCCAGCGCTCGAGTCAGCTAAAGCAACCCTCCTCATCATGGATACGGTTCTGCCGTCACCCGGAAGTATCCCGTCGGTACGTGAGCGTGTCATCAGAACGCGAGACTTGACTATGCGCCAAGTGTTCAACGCCAAGGAGCGCGGTGTCGATGACTGGGAGGCGATCTTGCGCGAAACGGATTCGAGGCTGACCTTGAAGAATTTGAGGCAGCCGGAAGGGAGCAACATGTGCTTATTGACCATCAGCTTACAGGATGACTAG